Proteins encoded by one window of Ignavibacteriota bacterium:
- a CDS encoding winged helix-turn-helix transcriptional regulator, whose protein sequence is MKRRIKADQLERMSELLKCIAHPLRLEIIELLEEYQRLCVSDIVEKLNVEQSVISHHLTKLKDKGILKSSREGKNVYYEIAMHDLLALFNCIEHCAVA, encoded by the coding sequence ATGAAACGTAGAATAAAAGCAGATCAACTGGAAAGGATGTCTGAATTACTGAAATGTATTGCACATCCACTTAGACTCGAAATAATCGAATTATTAGAGGAATATCAAAGGTTATGTGTTAGTGATATTGTTGAAAAACTTAATGTAGAACAATCAGTAATATCTCATCATCTCACTAAACTAAAAGATAAAGGTATATTGAAGTCTTCACGTGAAGGCAAAAATGTTTATTATGAAATTGCTATGCACGATTTACTGGCTTTGTTCAACTGTATTGAACATTGTGCAGTAGCATGA